The Chryseobacterium nakagawai genome has a segment encoding these proteins:
- a CDS encoding M48 family metallopeptidase: protein MKKIIVCLAFLGAMNSISAQKINLGKAAGIVSNGAKALTFTNEDAIKLSKESVDWMDKNNTVAGPKDPYTVRLNKLFGKHKTQDGLNLNYKVYKVKDINAFACADGSVRVFSSLMDIMTDNELLAVIGHEIGHVKNQDTKDAMKSAYLKAAALDAASSASNAVATLNESQVGKMANAFLDASHSKKQESEADTYSYDFMKANKYDVVGAYTAFRKLALLSEGSAQSGFEKMFNSHPDSEKRAQAIKKRAEKDGLWKDPGTVSLPTTKLTK from the coding sequence ATGAAAAAAATTATCGTATGCCTTGCATTTTTAGGGGCAATGAATTCGATCAGTGCACAGAAAATCAATCTTGGAAAAGCTGCCGGGATTGTTTCAAATGGTGCCAAAGCTTTAACGTTTACTAACGAAGATGCTATTAAATTATCCAAAGAATCTGTAGATTGGATGGATAAAAACAATACTGTAGCAGGACCCAAAGATCCTTACACAGTAAGACTGAACAAATTGTTTGGAAAACACAAAACACAAGATGGTTTGAATTTGAACTATAAAGTGTATAAAGTGAAAGATATCAATGCTTTTGCTTGTGCGGATGGAAGTGTACGTGTGTTTTCTTCCCTGATGGATATTATGACAGATAATGAATTACTGGCTGTAATTGGTCACGAAATTGGTCATGTTAAAAATCAGGATACAAAAGATGCCATGAAATCTGCTTATTTAAAAGCAGCAGCATTAGATGCAGCATCATCTGCTTCTAACGCAGTAGCTACTCTTAATGAAAGCCAGGTTGGGAAAATGGCCAATGCATTTTTAGATGCCTCCCACAGCAAAAAGCAGGAATCTGAAGCAGATACTTATTCTTATGACTTTATGAAAGCTAATAAATATGATGTAGTAGGTGCTTATACAGCTTTCAGAAAGTTAGCATTGTTATCTGAAGGAAGTGCACAATCTGGTTTTGAAAAAATGTTTAACTCTCACCCGGATAGTGAAAAAAGAGCTCAAGCAATCAAAAAGAGAGCAGAAAAAGACGGATTATGGAAAGATCCGGGAACTGTTTCACTTCCTACAACAAAACTTACAAAATAA
- a CDS encoding ABC-F family ATP-binding cassette domain-containing protein, whose amino-acid sequence MLTVSNLSLQFGKRVLFDEVNIMFTKGNCYGIIGANGAGKSTFLKILTGKQDPTTGHVSLEPGKRMSVLEQDHFAYDQYTVLEAVLRGNKKLFEIKEEMDALYAKEDFSDEDGIKAGELGVIYDEMGGWTAESDAQTMLSNVGVKDEMHWQTMSELENKDKVKVLLAQALFGNPDVLILDEPTNDLDIDTISWLEDFLADYENTVIVVSHDRHFLDTVCTHIGDLDYAKLNLYTGNYSFWYQASQLATRQRAQANKKAEEKKKELQDFIARFSSNVAKAKQATARKKMIDKLNIDDIKPSSRRYPAIIFEMEREAGDQILDVKGLEKTKDGELLFSNIDLNLKKGDKVAVLSKNSLAITEFFEILAGNVEADKGTVAWGVTTNQSHMPLDNTNFFQEDLSLVDWLRQFTKNDEERHEEFVRGFLGRMLFSGDEALKSCKVLSGGEKMRCMFSRMMLQKANVLLLDEPTNHLDLESITTLNNSLSNFKGNLLLASHDHEMLSTVCNRIIELTPNGIIDREMTYDEYLADKKVKELREKMYS is encoded by the coding sequence ATGTTAACAGTATCTAACTTATCTTTACAATTCGGGAAAAGAGTTCTTTTTGACGAGGTAAATATTATGTTTACCAAAGGAAACTGCTACGGGATCATCGGAGCAAACGGGGCAGGAAAGTCTACATTCCTTAAAATATTAACAGGAAAGCAAGATCCTACAACAGGTCACGTGTCTCTGGAACCAGGGAAAAGAATGTCAGTTTTAGAGCAGGATCACTTTGCTTATGATCAGTATACTGTTCTTGAAGCTGTATTAAGAGGTAATAAAAAATTATTTGAGATAAAGGAGGAAATGGATGCGTTATACGCAAAAGAAGATTTCTCCGATGAAGATGGAATTAAAGCAGGTGAATTGGGGGTAATCTATGATGAAATGGGTGGATGGACTGCGGAATCAGATGCACAAACCATGCTTTCCAATGTAGGTGTTAAAGATGAAATGCACTGGCAAACGATGAGTGAACTTGAGAACAAAGATAAAGTAAAGGTTCTTTTGGCTCAGGCACTTTTTGGAAATCCTGATGTATTGATCCTGGATGAACCTACCAATGACCTTGACATTGATACGATCTCTTGGTTAGAAGATTTCCTTGCTGATTATGAAAACACGGTAATCGTAGTTTCTCACGACCGTCACTTCTTAGATACAGTGTGTACTCACATTGGAGATTTAGATTATGCGAAACTTAACCTTTACACGGGTAACTATTCTTTCTGGTACCAGGCATCTCAATTAGCAACAAGACAAAGAGCTCAGGCTAATAAAAAAGCTGAAGAGAAGAAAAAAGAACTTCAGGACTTCATTGCCCGATTCAGTTCTAACGTTGCTAAGGCTAAACAGGCTACTGCAAGAAAGAAAATGATCGACAAATTAAATATTGACGATATTAAGCCTTCTTCAAGAAGATACCCGGCTATCATTTTCGAAATGGAAAGAGAAGCAGGAGATCAGATTCTTGATGTAAAAGGTCTTGAAAAAACAAAAGACGGAGAATTATTATTCTCTAACATTGATTTAAACCTTAAAAAGGGAGATAAAGTAGCTGTACTTTCTAAAAACTCTTTAGCCATCACGGAATTTTTTGAAATTTTGGCTGGAAACGTTGAAGCAGACAAAGGAACTGTTGCTTGGGGAGTTACTACGAACCAATCTCACATGCCTTTAGATAACACCAATTTCTTCCAGGAAGATTTAAGTTTGGTTGATTGGTTAAGACAATTCACTAAAAATGATGAAGAGCGTCACGAAGAATTCGTAAGAGGATTCCTAGGAAGAATGCTATTCTCTGGTGATGAAGCGTTGAAATCTTGTAAAGTACTTTCAGGAGGTGAAAAAATGAGATGTATGTTCAGTAGAATGATGCTTCAGAAAGCTAACGTTCTTTTATTGGATGAACCTACCAACCACTTAGACCTTGAAAGTATCACAACATTGAACAACTCATTGTCTAATTTCAAAGGAAATCTATTATTGGCTTCTCATGACCACGAAATGTTGTCAACGGTCTGTAACAGAATTATTGAATTAACTCCTAATGGAATTATCGACAGAGAAATGACTTATGACGAATATCTTGCTGATAAAAAAGTAAAAGAATTAAGAGAAAAGATGTATTCTTAA
- the smpB gene encoding SsrA-binding protein SmpB, whose protein sequence is MKIEKTVNILNKRARFEYEILEEYEAGMVLTGTEIKSLRSSKASITESFCQFIDGELYIINMMIDEYKLGTFYNHKTKRERKLLLHKKELQKLEKKLKDAGNTIIALKLYITDRGKAKVLIALGRGKKLFDKREAIKDRENKRNLDRILKKS, encoded by the coding sequence ATGAAGATTGAGAAAACAGTTAATATATTAAATAAAAGAGCCCGCTTTGAATATGAGATTCTTGAAGAATACGAAGCCGGGATGGTTTTAACGGGTACGGAAATAAAATCTTTGCGTTCCTCTAAAGCATCTATCACAGAATCGTTCTGTCAGTTTATTGATGGGGAATTATACATCATTAATATGATGATTGATGAATATAAATTGGGAACTTTTTACAACCATAAGACAAAAAGGGAACGGAAATTGCTCTTGCACAAAAAAGAATTGCAAAAACTTGAAAAAAAGTTAAAGGATGCAGGAAACACGATTATAGCTTTAAAATTATATATCACTGATCGAGGTAAAGCAAAAGTGCTGATAGCGCTGGGTAGAGGGAAAAAACTTTTCGATAAAAGAGAGGCCATTAAAGATAGAGAAAATAAGCGGAACCTGGACAGAATATTAAAGAAAAGTTAA
- a CDS encoding OmpA family protein — protein MKNLKLGISALALTVASTVFAQTTNNPWLIGVGAHAENHVAARAGFSNTFSAKNLTKNLFNMNSYSITPPLSKLTVARNIGKGLVIDWQTSVGNVENKRFNMGKEFFLMTGIGFQAKAAGLLWNEESWFDPYLRVGANYLRHDYTGQAFPKNGLDANGNVLDYNVPNGKDGNENGKANHFAVSTGAGANFWVTKNFGLGIQGDYVSTPGDKSTVANFWQASASILFRFGNRDRDKDGILDKDDLCPDTPGLPEFQGCPDTDGDGVPDKDDQCPDVAGPVENNGCPWPDTDGDGVIDKDDACPTVAGPAENKGCPWPDTDGDGILDKDDACPTVPGLPEYNGCPKPKTVTAKDVETKLGSVFFDFNKATIKAESKPALDQAAEIIKKDGGHYLLEGRTDAKGAAAYNLKLSRQRAASVVAALDTRGVETNALKSIGVGSAKATVPAKATDAERQVDRKVVVTAIEDDAQWNALKKRDYDDPTPVKVKKATKKGGKKAPAKKVVKKKK, from the coding sequence ATGAAAAATCTAAAATTAGGAATTTCAGCATTGGCGCTTACTGTTGCTTCTACTGTTTTCGCACAGACTACCAACAATCCGTGGTTAATCGGAGTTGGTGCTCACGCAGAAAACCATGTAGCTGCACGTGCAGGTTTCAGTAATACGTTCTCTGCGAAAAATTTGACAAAGAATCTGTTCAATATGAACAGCTATTCTATTACACCTCCATTATCTAAGTTAACAGTTGCTAGAAACATTGGTAAAGGTTTAGTAATTGACTGGCAAACTTCTGTTGGAAATGTTGAAAACAAAAGATTCAACATGGGGAAAGAATTTTTCCTAATGACAGGTATTGGTTTCCAGGCTAAAGCTGCAGGTCTTTTATGGAACGAAGAATCTTGGTTTGATCCATATTTAAGAGTTGGTGCTAACTACCTAAGACATGACTATACAGGTCAAGCTTTCCCTAAAAATGGACTTGATGCTAATGGAAATGTATTAGATTACAATGTACCTAATGGAAAAGATGGTAACGAGAATGGTAAAGCTAACCACTTTGCTGTATCTACAGGTGCTGGTGCTAACTTCTGGGTAACTAAAAACTTCGGTCTTGGTATCCAAGGAGATTATGTATCAACTCCAGGTGATAAATCTACAGTTGCTAACTTCTGGCAAGCTTCTGCTTCTATCTTATTCAGATTCGGAAACAGAGACAGAGATAAGGATGGTATCCTAGACAAAGACGATCTTTGCCCAGATACTCCAGGTTTACCAGAATTCCAAGGATGTCCTGATACTGACGGAGATGGAGTTCCAGATAAAGACGATCAATGTCCAGATGTAGCTGGTCCAGTTGAAAACAACGGTTGTCCTTGGCCAGATACAGACGGTGATGGTGTTATCGACAAAGATGATGCTTGTCCTACTGTTGCAGGTCCTGCTGAAAACAAAGGTTGTCCTTGGCCAGATACAGACGGTGACGGTATCCTTGATAAAGATGATGCTTGTCCTACTGTTCCAGGTCTTCCAGAATACAACGGATGTCCTAAGCCTAAGACTGTAACTGCTAAAGATGTTGAAACTAAATTAGGAAGCGTATTCTTCGATTTCAATAAAGCTACAATTAAAGCTGAATCTAAACCAGCTCTAGATCAGGCTGCTGAAATTATTAAGAAGGATGGTGGTCACTATCTATTAGAAGGTAGAACTGATGCTAAAGGTGCTGCTGCTTACAACTTGAAATTATCTAGACAAAGAGCTGCTTCTGTAGTTGCTGCTTTAGATACAAGAGGTGTTGAAACTAACGCTCTTAAATCAATCGGTGTAGGTTCTGCTAAAGCTACAGTTCCTGCTAAAGCTACTGACGCTGAAAGACAAGTAGACAGAAAAGTTGTTGTAACTGCTATTGAAGATGATGCTCAATGGAATGCTCTTAAGAAAAGAGATTACGATGATCCAACTCCAGTAAAAGTGAAAAAAGCTACTAAAAAAGGAGGTAAAAAAGCTCCTGCGAAAAAAGTAGTTAAAAAGAAAAAATAA
- a CDS encoding YebC/PmpR family DNA-binding transcriptional regulator: MGRAFEYRKASKMARWDKMAKTFSKIGKDIALAVKAGGTDPEANPALRRCIQNAKGANMPKDNVERAIKKASGADAENYEEVTYEGYGQGGVAFFVECTTNNTTRTVANVRAVFNKFDGNLGKNGELAFIFDRKGIFTIDLAQVKMDWDDFEMEMIDGGAEDVEKDEEEVMITTAFEDFGSLSHKLDELGIEAKSAELQRIPNNTKEVNEEQFKANMKMLERFEDDDDVQNVYHNMEISEELMNSL; this comes from the coding sequence ATGGGAAGAGCATTTGAATATAGAAAAGCTTCTAAAATGGCCAGATGGGATAAAATGGCCAAAACTTTCTCTAAAATAGGTAAGGATATTGCATTAGCAGTAAAAGCTGGAGGGACAGATCCAGAAGCGAATCCGGCATTGAGAAGATGTATCCAAAATGCAAAAGGGGCAAACATGCCTAAGGATAACGTAGAGAGAGCAATTAAAAAAGCGAGCGGTGCAGATGCTGAAAACTATGAAGAAGTTACTTATGAAGGATACGGGCAAGGAGGAGTTGCCTTTTTTGTAGAATGTACTACAAACAATACAACCAGAACGGTAGCCAATGTAAGAGCTGTTTTCAATAAGTTTGACGGGAATCTTGGTAAAAATGGTGAATTGGCATTTATCTTTGACAGAAAAGGAATTTTTACAATTGATTTAGCTCAAGTTAAAATGGACTGGGATGATTTCGAAATGGAAATGATTGATGGGGGAGCTGAAGATGTAGAAAAAGATGAAGAAGAAGTAATGATTACTACTGCTTTTGAAGACTTCGGATCTTTATCTCACAAATTAGACGAACTTGGAATTGAAGCAAAGAGTGCAGAATTACAAAGAATTCCGAATAACACGAAAGAGGTAAATGAAGAACAGTTCAAAGCGAATATGAAAATGCTTGAACGTTTCGAAGATGACGACGATGTGCAAAACGTTTACCACAATATGGAAATCAGCGAAGAGCTAATGAACTCTTTATAA
- a CDS encoding UDP-2,3-diacylglucosamine diphosphatase: protein MKRNVELVVISDVHLGTYGCKAKELLRYLNSIQPKTLVLNGDIIDIWQFKKSYFPKPHLKVIRKILSFATKNTDVYYITGNHDEMFRKFTDFELGKLKVCNKICLTIDQKKTWIFHGDVFDASVQHSKWIAKLGGKGYDLLIIINNIVNWFLEKMGKEKYSFSKKIKNNVKKAVKYIGDFELTASELAIDNQYDYVICGHIHQPQIREVVNKKGSCTYLNSGDWIENLSALEYHDKEWKIFYYDEHKHLLNDDEAEEIQEMDNSELLKIVTNFT, encoded by the coding sequence ATGAAAAGAAACGTTGAGTTAGTTGTTATATCGGATGTTCATTTGGGAACTTATGGATGTAAGGCTAAGGAATTGCTGAGATACCTCAATTCTATCCAGCCTAAAACTTTGGTTTTAAATGGTGATATCATTGATATCTGGCAATTCAAAAAGTCTTACTTCCCTAAACCTCATTTGAAAGTGATCCGAAAGATTCTTTCATTTGCTACCAAGAATACAGATGTGTATTATATTACAGGCAATCATGATGAAATGTTCCGTAAGTTTACCGATTTTGAACTGGGAAAGCTTAAAGTCTGTAATAAAATCTGCCTGACTATTGACCAGAAGAAAACCTGGATCTTTCACGGTGATGTCTTCGATGCATCCGTTCAACATTCTAAATGGATCGCCAAACTTGGCGGAAAGGGATACGACCTTTTAATAATCATAAATAATATTGTAAATTGGTTTTTGGAAAAAATGGGTAAAGAAAAATATTCATTTTCAAAAAAAATTAAAAATAATGTGAAGAAAGCAGTAAAGTATATTGGTGATTTTGAACTCACCGCTTCTGAACTGGCTATTGATAATCAATATGATTATGTAATTTGCGGACATATTCATCAACCACAAATCAGAGAAGTTGTGAATAAAAAAGGTTCTTGTACTTATCTGAATTCTGGAGACTGGATAGAGAATCTTTCTGCATTGGAATATCATGATAAAGAATGGAAGATCTTTTATTATGATGAACACAAACATTTACTGAATGATGATGAAGCAGAGGAAATCCAAGAGATGGATAATTCTGAGCTTTTAAAAATCGTAACTAATTTTACCTAA
- a CDS encoding glycosyltransferase family protein translates to MKILYAFQGTGNGHVARAQEIIPILKKYASVDTLISGHQSQLKADFDINFQYRGISLLYNKTGGLSYRKTFTDNKFIDAAKTIRDLELSQYDLIINDYEPLTGWASKLKKLPMIELSHQASMSFPETPKPQKKDFLGEMILKYYVPSERKIGFHFENYHPQIKKPVIRRKIRNLNPYKKGYYLVYLPSFADENIIKVLRKIPVEWKVFSKYSKVQVKVKNVEVFPIDEIQYLKYFEGCEGILCNAGFETPAEALFMDKKLFVIPIHNQYEQECNACALDKMGIPNSKVLNLQEIMEWVASDHHLKVDYPDNIEEILVKDVLVL, encoded by the coding sequence ATGAAGATCTTGTATGCATTTCAGGGTACCGGTAATGGACATGTAGCCCGGGCACAGGAGATTATTCCGATACTCAAAAAGTACGCTTCGGTGGATACACTCATTAGTGGTCATCAATCACAATTAAAGGCTGATTTTGACATTAACTTTCAATATAGGGGTATTTCCCTTCTTTATAATAAAACAGGCGGTTTATCCTACCGAAAAACATTTACAGATAATAAATTTATTGATGCAGCAAAAACTATAAGGGATTTGGAGCTTTCCCAATATGATCTGATCATCAATGATTATGAGCCTTTAACGGGGTGGGCTTCTAAATTAAAGAAACTACCAATGATTGAGCTTAGTCATCAGGCATCTATGAGTTTTCCTGAAACCCCTAAACCTCAAAAAAAAGATTTTCTGGGAGAAATGATTTTAAAATATTATGTTCCCAGTGAAAGGAAGATCGGATTCCATTTTGAAAATTACCATCCGCAGATCAAGAAACCGGTAATCCGCAGAAAGATAAGAAATCTTAATCCTTATAAGAAAGGATATTACCTTGTTTATCTTCCGAGCTTTGCAGATGAAAATATCATTAAAGTTCTGAGAAAAATTCCGGTAGAGTGGAAAGTGTTTTCAAAATACAGTAAAGTACAGGTTAAAGTAAAAAATGTTGAAGTATTTCCTATTGATGAAATCCAATATCTGAAATATTTTGAAGGGTGTGAAGGAATTCTTTGCAATGCAGGTTTTGAAACCCCTGCTGAAGCACTTTTTATGGATAAAAAATTATTTGTGATCCCAATTCATAACCAATATGAACAGGAATGCAATGCCTGTGCTCTGGATAAAATGGGAATTCCCAACTCTAAGGTTTTAAATCTGCAGGAGATTATGGAATGGGTGGCTTCAGATCATCACCTTAAAGTTGATTATCCTGATAATATTGAAGAAATCCTGGTGAAGGATGTCTTAGTTCTTTAA
- a CDS encoding GNAT family N-acetyltransferase, which yields MKFENNRSGNGGVLTLNNETKEVGRLTYTIFPEDHKLIISFVLVHPEFEGRGMGKYLVEEAIKFARENNWNVYPHCSYARAVMMRMNDVDDIFLKN from the coding sequence ATGAAATTTGAAAACAACAGATCCGGAAACGGCGGAGTTCTTACCCTGAATAATGAAACAAAAGAAGTAGGAAGACTAACCTATACAATTTTTCCTGAAGATCATAAATTGATTATTTCTTTTGTTCTGGTTCATCCTGAATTTGAAGGACGAGGAATGGGAAAATATCTGGTAGAAGAAGCCATCAAATTTGCAAGGGAAAATAATTGGAATGTTTATCCTCACTGCTCTTATGCAAGAGCTGTAATGATGAGAATGAATGATGTGGATGATATTTTCTTAAAGAACTAA